In the genome of Deltaproteobacteria bacterium, the window GCAGGAATTCTTCTCCGCCGTAACGTCCGAGGATGTCGTTCTTGCGCAGGTGGCGGCCCAGAAGCGCCGAGAAGTCGACAAGGAGCTTGTCGCCCAGGAGGTGCCCGTTACGGTCGTTGAACTCCTTGAAGTAGTCGAGATCGATGAATATGACCGAGAGGAGCCGCCCGTGACGCGATGCGCGGCGGATCTCCTCGGTCAGTCTCCTCAAGATGACCCCCCTGTTGTAGATGCCCGTAAGGTGGTCTATCGTCGCCTGGCGCTTCAGGTCGTGGATGAGCTTCGTCTTCTCGACGGCCTCCACCGACTGGGTTGCGAAGATGTTGAGCAGCAGGATGTCCGAATCCGAAAAGGGCTCCGTGCTCTTCCTGTACACCGTTATGCAGCCGATCGAGGCGTCACGGCTCTTGAGCGGCACCGAGAGGACGGCCCTTATGCCCTCGAGCTTGGCGAGCTCGATGTTTACGCACTCCTTGCACCGGCGGATGTCGGTGGTCATGAAGGTCTTGCCGCTCTTTACGACCCCGCCGACAACACCTTCGCCGAAACGAACGTCAGGCTGATTGAGGAAGCCGTTGGAGAGCCCGTAGCCGGCCTTTATCTCCAGCGTACCCTTCTCTATGTTGAAGACCCTTATGGTGGCCGCCTCGGCGCGCACGAGGCTCACGGCGGTCTTGACGATATAGTCGAGTACGTCCTCGATGCCGTCGAATACGACGACCCGCTCCATTATGAAGTGTATCTTGTTGAGAAGAGAGTCTTCCCTCTCGTCTGCCCTTGCGCCGGTATCGATCATTGGGGTACCTCCTCCCCCGCCCCCGGCCGGTATGGCGGCGGTCCGCTGCTGAACAAAGAAGACCTTTTCGACCGCCGCTGCGCCATGGGCTACAGCTCGGCAATTACGGCCTCGCCCATGGCCCTGCAGCCGACCTTCTCGGTGCCGGGCCGGTAGATGTCGGCCGTGCGGAGTCCACGCCCGAGCACCCGCTCCACCGCCCTCTCTATCCGGTCGGCCTCGGCGGGAAGCTCCAGCGAATAGCGCAGCATCATGGCCGTCGAAAGTATCATGGCAATGGGGTTTGCCGCGTCCTTCCCGGCTATGTCGGGAGCGCTGCCGTGTATGGGCTCGTACATGCCCCGCATGGGGCCGCCCTCCCCGGCCCCGCCGCCGAGCCCGAGACTCGCCGACGGAAGCATCCCTATCGACCCCGTGAGCATGGCCGCCTCGTCGGAGAGTATGTCGCCGAAGGTGTTCTCCGTGACGATTACGTCGAACTGCCGAGGATCGCGCACGAGCTGCATGGCGCAATTGTCCACGTACATGTGGGAGAGCTCCACGTCGGGGTAGTCACGGGCCACCGAGCCCACCACCTTGCGCCACAGCTCGAGCGTCTCGAGCACGTTGGCCTTGTCCACGCTGCAGAGCCTCTTTGAGCGCCCCCGGGCCACCTCGAAGGCCACGCGCGCTATGCGCTCGATCTCCGGCGTCGTGTATACCAGCGTGTTCACGCCCCGTTCCGTGCCGTCGGCGAGCTTCTCAACCCCCTTGGGCTCGCCGAAGTAGAGCCCACCCGTAAGCTCGCGCACCACCATGACGTCTACACCCTCAACGACCTCCCGCCTGAGCGGCGAGGCGTCTATGAGCGCGTCGTAGACCCTTGCGGGCCGAAGGTTCGCAAAGAGACCGAGCTCTTTTCTCAGCGCCAGGAGCGCCCTCTCCGGCCTCACGGCGTAGTCGAGCCCCTCCCACTTCGGTCCGCCCACCGCGCCGAGAAGCACGGCGTCGCTCGAGAGCGCAAGCGAGAGGACCTCGTCGGTCAGCGGCACGCCGTGCGCGTCTATGGACGCTCCGCCAACGAGCCCCTCGCACAGCTCAAATTCCACATCGACCCTTTTTCCGATCTCCTTTAAGACCCCCACGGCCTGGGCCGTTATCTCAGGCCCTATGCCGTCGCCCGCCAGTACGGCGATCCTGTGTCTCTTCACCTGCCGAATCCTCCGAATCCTTGTTCCGCCGCCCCCTCAGGGAGCGCCCTCTACGACGCGCTCCAAGGCGACCTTGAAGAGCTCCACGCCGCTAAGCGGTATGACTACCGTGCTCCGCCGGTCGTTGGATAGCTCCGCTATCTGCACGAACATGCCGCCATCGTTCTCCTTGAGGTCCACGATGATCGTCTTGTGCTCGATGCGCAGCTTCTCGCTGGAGAGCACCCTGCTGACCGCTCCTTCCCTCTTCACGCCGCCCCCTTCTTCCTTATGGACTCGATGAGCCCTCCGGCGGCTATGAGCTCCTGCATGAAGGGAGGCACGGGATTGGCCCTGAACTCCGTCCCCTTCGTCAGGTTCCTGATAATACCGCTGCCGATGGCGACCTCGAGCTCATCGCCCTCGTCCGTGCCCTCCACCGCCTCGGGACACTCCAGGATGGGAAGCCCCATGTTGAAGGAGTTGCGGTAGAATATCCTCGCAAAACTCTTCGCAATGACGCACGACACACCGGCCGCCTTGATGGCGATCGGGGCGTGCTCGCGCGACGAGCCGCAGCCGAAGTTCTTGTCGGCCACTATTATGTCGCCGGGCCTGACCCTGGAGCTGAACTCCGGGTCCTCGTCCTCCATGCAGTGTTTCGCCAGTTCGGCCGGATCCGTAGTGTTGAGATACCGCGCCGGTATGATCCTGTCCGTATCAATGTCCGCCCCGAACTTCCAGACCTTCCCCTTGAACTTCATACACCCCCCTTCTTACTTTCTTTTTGGAAAAAAGAAAGTAAGCAAAGAAAAACGGTTAATCTTCTTGGACTCCAAACCTCGGCCGCACACAAAGCGGCACTCAACCTCCTCCCCCGTACTTACTTTCTTTTTGGAAAAAAGAAAGTAAGCAAAGAAAAACGGTTAGTCTTCTTGGAGTCCAAACCTCGGCCGCACACAAAGCGGCTACTCGGCCTCTTCCCTCGTACTTACTTTTCCTTTTTGTATGTTCGGCGGTCCCCGGAAGGTTCGGGCCGCAAGGGCGTATAAACCCCGTCCGGCGCGGGCCGAACCTTCCGGGGTCCGCCCCCACGCGGCGGCCGCAGTCAGGACACCCCCCTTCAAAGACTTTTGATTCCCTGCGGATCGCCCCGATTTTGCAAACAGAATCGGGGTGATCCGCAGGGCGTTGAAAGTTTTTGGAGGGAGTCTGAGGGAACCTTCTTGTAAAAAGGTTCCCTCAGGGTAATTCACGCCCTGCGGACCGTTATCACCTGGAGCGCCCCGCCTGCGAGGCGTTTTTTGCGAAAGTCCTCGAAGCCGCAGGCGGCAAGCAGCCCCTGCGCGTCCGTATCGAGCCAGGTGTGGACCGTCTCTCCTTCCACGAGCAGGAAAAAGAGCCTCTGTATCGTCCGTCCCGCTCCCTCGGCCCTGTCATAGTCGAAGACAACGAGACGCCCTCCCGGAACGAGCACCCTGTGGGCCTCCCGCAAGACCGCCTCGCGCGCCGCGCCGTCCACTTCGTGGAGCCCCATCGAGACGACGACGGCGTGGAAGCTGCCCGATGCAAAGGGCATAGAGGCGGCGTCCCCCCTTACAAACCGGGCCTTGCCTCCCCTCTTGCGCGCCTTTTCGGCCGCCACGGCGAGCATCCCGCAGCTAAGGTCGAGCCCCACGGCCAGGGCCCCGCGCCCGTCGGCCTCGAGCGTGATGGCGGCGGTGCCGCAGAAAGGCTCGAGCACCTTCCAGCCGTCTACACAGCCGAGCGCCTCGAAGACCGCGCCCCTCAAACGCCTCTCGCCTCCGAAGGGAAGACTCAGTATCCGGACGCCGAGGTCGTAGAACGGAGCGAGCAGACCGTAGAGCCTGTCGTGAAGCATACGGAAGGGTCCGTCAGAAAAAGATCAGACCACGTCTTCGGGGTGCGAGATGCGCCCCGTCACGGCCGAGGCCGCGGCCACCGCCGGGTTGGCGAGGTAGACCTCGCTCTTCACGTCGCCCATGCGGCCCACGAAGTTGCGGTTCGTCGTCGCAACGGCCCGCTCGCCAGCGGCCAGTATGCCCATGTGTCCGCCCAGGCAGGGACCGCAGGTCGGCGGGCTTATGACGCCCCCGGCATCGAGAAAGGTCTTGAAGTAGCCCCTTCTCATGGCCTCGGCGTAGATGTGCGGCGTGGCCGGTATGACGATGAGGCGGACCCGCCTCGCAACGCGCCTCCCCTTCAGGATCGAGGCGGCGACCTTCAGGTCCTCAAGCCTCCCGTTGGTGCACGAGCCGATGACGACCTGGTCGATCCTGACATTACCCACCTCGCGCACGCTCTTCGTGTTCTCCGGCAGATGCGGACAGGCGACAACGGGATCGAGCCCCGATACGTCGTAGCGGCGCACGTCGCAGTACATGGCGTCGGGGTCGCTTGCATAGTAGCGGGGACGGCGCAGCGCCCGGCCCTCCACGTACTCTTCGGTGACCTTGTCGGGCGCTATGATGCCGCTCTTTGCGCCGGCCTCGATGGCCATGTTGCAGAGCGCAAGGCGCGAATCCATGGAGAGCCTTTCCACGGCCCCGCCGGTGAACTCCATGGCCTTGTAGAGCGCGCCGTCCACGCCTATGTCGCCTATTATGTGCAGGATGAGGTCCTTGCCGCTCACCCACTTGCCGGGACGGCCCTCCAGTACGAACTTCATCGACTCGGGCACCTTGAACCAGAGCTCGCCCGTTATCATGGCGGCCGCCAGGTCGGTCGAGCCCACGCCGGTGGAGAAGGCGCCGAGCGCGCCGTAGGTGCACGTGTGGGAGTCGGCGCCGATTACGAGATCACCGGGCACGACGATGCCCTTCTCCGGCAGGAGCGCGTGCTCCACGCCCACGTCGCCCGAGTCGAAGTAGTACTTTATCTTCTGCTCGTCGGCGAACTCCTTGAGTATCTTGCACTGGTTGGCGCTCTTTATGTCCTTGTTGGGAGTGAAATGGTCCGCCACCAGGGCGATGCGGTTGCGGTTGAAGACCTTCTTCGCGCCGGCGCGCCTGAAGGCCTCGATGGCTATGGGAGCCGTGATGTCGTTGCCAAGGGCCATGTCGATCTTCGCGTTGACGAGCTCGCCGGGGGTCACCTCCCTTCTGCCCGTATGCCTGGCGAAGATCTTCTCTGTTATGGTCATCGGTCTCATCGATCTTAACAAGCTCTCCTCTCTCGTATTTTCGGCGACACGGTTCGGCGGCCCTCACCGGCAACGATAGCTCACCCTCTCCGACGAGCCGCGCTTTTTCAGCTCCATCTTGTTTATGGCGTTCACGTAGGCCCTGGCGCTCGCCACTATGATGTCCGTGTGGGCGCCGTGGCCGAGCACCACGTGATCGCCCTCGCCGAGCCGCACCGTTACCTCGCCGAGGGCGTCGGTGCCGCCCGTTATGGCGTTGACCGAGTACTTGAGCAGCTTCGACGACGTGCCCGTTATGGCCGCTATGGTCTTGAAGGCCGCATCCACCGGGCCGTCGCCCTCGCGCCTCTCGGTCACCTCCCTGCCGTCTACCTCGATAGTCACTTCGGCCACGGGCTGGGTCTCGGTGCCGCTCTCCACGTAGAGACGCAGGAACCGGAACTTCTCGACCGGCTCGGCGCGCAGCACCTCGTCCTGAACGATGGCCTCGATGTCCTCGTCGAAGACCTCCTTCTTCTTGTCGGCCAGGACCTTGAAGCGCTCGAAGGCGCGGTTTATGTCCTCGTCGTCGAGCTCGTA includes:
- a CDS encoding GGDEF domain-containing protein; translated protein: MIDTGARADEREDSLLNKIHFIMERVVVFDGIEDVLDYIVKTAVSLVRAEAATIRVFNIEKGTLEIKAGYGLSNGFLNQPDVRFGEGVVGGVVKSGKTFMTTDIRRCKECVNIELAKLEGIRAVLSVPLKSRDASIGCITVYRKSTEPFSDSDILLLNIFATQSVEAVEKTKLIHDLKRQATIDHLTGIYNRGVILRRLTEEIRRASRHGRLLSVIFIDLDYFKEFNDRNGHLLGDKLLVDFSALLGRHLRKNDILGRYGGEEFLLVTPEIGKDGALKLSEKLLAIVNSHEFLAGDGPAADVGFSAGIASYPEDGEDAETLVSKADKAMYRAKEEGRNRVVVWEE
- the leuB gene encoding 3-isopropylmalate dehydrogenase, yielding MKRHRIAVLAGDGIGPEITAQAVGVLKEIGKRVDVEFELCEGLVGGASIDAHGVPLTDEVLSLALSSDAVLLGAVGGPKWEGLDYAVRPERALLALRKELGLFANLRPARVYDALIDASPLRREVVEGVDVMVVRELTGGLYFGEPKGVEKLADGTERGVNTLVYTTPEIERIARVAFEVARGRSKRLCSVDKANVLETLELWRKVVGSVARDYPDVELSHMYVDNCAMQLVRDPRQFDVIVTENTFGDILSDEAAMLTGSIGMLPSASLGLGGGAGEGGPMRGMYEPIHGSAPDIAGKDAANPIAMILSTAMMLRYSLELPAEADRIERAVERVLGRGLRTADIYRPGTEKVGCRAMGEAVIAEL
- a CDS encoding DNA-binding protein; amino-acid sequence: MKREGAVSRVLSSEKLRIEHKTIIVDLKENDGGMFVQIAELSNDRRSTVVIPLSGVELFKVALERVVEGAP
- the leuC gene encoding 3-isopropylmalate dehydratase large subunit, whose protein sequence is MTITEKIFARHTGRREVTPGELVNAKIDMALGNDITAPIAIEAFRRAGAKKVFNRNRIALVADHFTPNKDIKSANQCKILKEFADEQKIKYYFDSGDVGVEHALLPEKGIVVPGDLVIGADSHTCTYGALGAFSTGVGSTDLAAAMITGELWFKVPESMKFVLEGRPGKWVSGKDLILHIIGDIGVDGALYKAMEFTGGAVERLSMDSRLALCNMAIEAGAKSGIIAPDKVTEEYVEGRALRRPRYYASDPDAMYCDVRRYDVSGLDPVVACPHLPENTKSVREVGNVRIDQVVIGSCTNGRLEDLKVAASILKGRRVARRVRLIVIPATPHIYAEAMRRGYFKTFLDAGGVISPPTCGPCLGGHMGILAAGERAVATTNRNFVGRMGDVKSEVYLANPAVAAASAVTGRISHPEDVV
- the leuD gene encoding 3-isopropylmalate dehydratase small subunit, encoding MKFKGKVWKFGADIDTDRIIPARYLNTTDPAELAKHCMEDEDPEFSSRVRPGDIIVADKNFGCGSSREHAPIAIKAAGVSCVIAKSFARIFYRNSFNMGLPILECPEAVEGTDEGDELEVAIGSGIIRNLTKGTEFRANPVPPFMQELIAAGGLIESIRKKGAA
- a CDS encoding methyltransferase domain-containing protein encodes the protein MLHDRLYGLLAPFYDLGVRILSLPFGGERRLRGAVFEALGCVDGWKVLEPFCGTAAITLEADGRGALAVGLDLSCGMLAVAAEKARKRGGKARFVRGDAASMPFASGSFHAVVVSMGLHEVDGAAREAVLREAHRVLVPGGRLVVFDYDRAEGAGRTIQRLFFLLVEGETVHTWLDTDAQGLLAACGFEDFRKKRLAGGALQVITVRRA